The stretch of DNA AAGTTAAGTTTATAGTAATACTCTATGGGAACATTCTTGTATTTCTGCCAATGTGGAAAACCATAAACCTTTACCTTGTAGTTATAGTAAGTGTTTAATGCAAATAGCTGGCTGAGAAAATCGGATACAAACGCTTCACTTTCAGAGGCGACTACAAAAATATTCTCCTTATCTTTAATTATGCTTTGATTCAAATTATCTTTAACTTCAGTTGTACTCACACCAGATTTATAAAGGAATTCCTTAAAATGTATAGAATCAGAATTTGCACATTGTTTCATTCGATTTGTTACAAATTCTTTGTACTTCTTACTTACTGCTAACGTTGCGCTATCATCCTCATATACAAATATCAAGTTCTCATCCTTGCAAAAATCAACATTGGATACAAATTCATTAAATTGAACAGGTAACGATGCATTTACCTGAAAATAGTAAGGATTACCTGCCAGTAGATCATTATTTTGGGAAAGAGGAGAAACAATATTAATCCTGTTTTCTTTAGAAAAATCGCCAAAAGGTTTAAGCAATCCTGGATAAACCGGTCCAATTATTAGATCCGATTCTCTTAGCCCTTTTTCATTAAACAATTTTTTGGAATCGTTTACATTCTTGGTGGTGTTAAAGACTGATATATTGAGCGATAGCCCATCGCGCTTTAAAGAATCAACCGCAAGTAGAAATCCCTCATAAAAATCCAAAAAATTATGTGCTCGCGATGAGATTTTTTCCACTTCGTTCGACTTCTCAACAAGTTTGCCATTTGAATCCTGAAGAGCTACATCAGCAGAATCAACATCCTGTTCATCAGGGAGTAATGGTAGAAGAAGCGAAATATTGAATACCCGTTTTGAACGCTTATAATCAAAAGTATCGCACCTAACTTTAGGAGAGTAAATAGTTTCATTTTGTGATACCGTTTGAGTTTTAACATTACCTAATTCGATGTTTTGATTATTTATATTAGACAGGAATTGCTCTTTATTTTTAGGGATCTTAAGTATTGAGCCGGATTTAAGGCCATTAATAAGTACATCCTTGTTTAAATCCTCAATGGTATGAATATCAACTTTATATAACCTTGAAATTGAGTAAAGTCCCTCTTTGGGTTTTACCTGATGGTAGATATACAATCCAGAATCTCTTTTAACTTCCTGATTTAATGTGCTTAGCCGTTCACGAGGAATTAGTAGCACTTGGCTAAGAATAAGCCCACTCTCAACATCGGGGTTTGCTTTTACAATATCATCTATTGAAACCTGATATTGTTTGGAGAGGCCAAAAAGGGTTTCACCTTTCTTAACGATATGATATATATACTTATCATTCTCCTCTTGTTTGGGTAAATCCTTTGCAGGAATCTTTAATGCCTGATCAACCTGAATGCCTAAATAAATATCAGGATTGTCCATTGCAATTTCCATTTGGCTAACACCATAAGCTTTACTTATTGCATATAAAGATTCTCCTTTTCGTACAATATGTATGTAGTAGTATTTACCTTCAATTTTTACCTTATCCGTCGATTTCTTAATCTGAACCACAGTCTCAGATTGCTGAGAGTATAATGCGCTGAAGAATAATAAGAAAACTATTAAAAGGATGTTTTTTAATCGCATTTTTCTTTGAATTATTTGAAACTTTGCAAATGTAAGTAATCAATTTCGTTTACCGAAAACTCTTAAAGATTTTCCCTATTACTAAATTGCTTTGGATGCAATATGGTGATAATAGATAATATGATTGTTCATAATAATACCTAATGAGGAATAAATAATCCAAATTGTCATTCCTGCGAATGCAGGAATCCAGTACTTTATAATTTAGATTCCGGGACTTAGCCCGGAATGACAATGGATTGTGTTTTACTTATAGGTATTATAACGGATATGCATAGAAGACAATATTGTATTAATTTTTCACATCTTACTATTCACATTTCACTTTCTTTAGCTATAATTGCGACCGAAATTTAGCCATGCCGATAGAACTCCCAAAAACCGATTTCTTTGCTATTACCCTTCAGCAGCACAGACACTTAGGAATGATATTCAATCCCTATATCATTCGTTTAGTAAGTAGCGAAGGGGGAATTTATACGATAGTTGAAAATATTCACGATGCAAATCATAAAAAATGGGAGCAGGTAATTCCCTTAGAATCAGCAGAACTATTAAAAACTCTTAATGAACTCACGGATAGCTTTGTTCACAAGCAATTCAGCAAGGGAAAGCAAAGTATTTCAGATTTTTATAAATCAATATCAGGAAATGAGCAAGTGCTACAGTTTGTTAAAGCGTACATCGAACGTAGAATGTTGAAATGCTTTGAAATACTCTGCAAACTTCAGATTCCTGTTTTTTTGAAAGAGAAAAATTTCAATAATCTGTACGAAGATCATCTATTAAGCCTTATTCCCGATTTAGCTCTTCCTGTCTTTCACTTTGCTGTAACCGATACTGAAAGTCGCTATAGGATAGATGCTTCTTGTAATGGAAAATCCATTAACCTAACCACAAAAGGTTCTGAGGTAATTTGTAATGATCCTTGTCTTTTAAGGGTTGATAATAGCCTATATAAGTTCTCTGGCATTGATGGAAAAAAACTAAGCCCCTTTTTCACAAAACAGCATATCTCCATACCAAAATCAGCCGAGCGAAAGTACTTCGAATCCTTTGTACTTAACACTATTAGAACGCAATTGGTTGAGGCGGTAGGTTTTACAATTGAGAATAGTAAACCCGATAAAAAAGCACTGCTTTCGCTGGAACAACGTCTTGCAGGTGGTGCAGGGCTAATTCTTAAATATCAGTATAATGGCAAAACCTACCTTGCCAATTCAAAACCAGATCCCGAAGTCAACCTGATTATTGAAAATGATAAATATAAATTTATCAGATTCGAAAGAGATATTGCTTGGGAAAAAGACTGTAAAGAAAGGCTTGCTGAACTTGGGTTAAAGAAAATTGGCGAGTCGGAGTTTTTTCCCGAAGGCGTTGCCAATTCTATGGACGGACAACCACCATATCAGCTAATTGAATGGATAAATAGGAACCAGAAATTGATTATCGATTCTGATTTTGAAGTTCAGCAGAATCTAGGAAAAGATAAGTATTACATTTACGAATATCGGGTTGAGATTAACTCACAATCCACCGAAGATTGGTTCGATTTATACGGTAAGGTAATTTTAAGCGGTTTCGAAATCCCGTTCATCCATCTAAAAAAGAATATCCTTAAAAATATCCGTGAGTTCATATTACCAAATGGGCAACTCTTCATACTACCCGAAGAGTGGTTCACTCGGTATCGACCATTGTTCTTTCTGGGAAAAGAATCGGGAGAGAAGCTGGCTATCCAAAAATCTCTTTTCAACCTGCTGATTGATTGTAAAGTTGAAGCCCCAAGTGCGCAGGAACTCAAGGATAAGTTTAATAGCAAATCGCCCGAAAAGGTTAAGTTACCAATTGGCCTTAACGCTGAACTCCGCGATTACCAGAAGGAAGGTTATATCTGGATGAACCTACTCCAGCAAAACGGTTTGGGTGGCTGTTTAGCCGATGATATGGGTCTTGGTAAAACCATACAAACCCTTTCGCTTCTCCTATCAACAAAGGAAAAGAGGGATATAAAGTTAGAATCGAATAAAGATGAGGTAAACCCTAACACCAATACTTTTGGGCAAACCTCATTAATTGTAGTCCCTACCTCATTGGTACACAACTGGATTCGAGAGATGAACCGATTCACCCCCGATTTAACCTACTACTCGTATACTGGAGGAACTCGCACAAAGGAAATTTCGGAGATTGTTAAGTATGATGTTGTTATATCAACTTACGGGATTGTCCGTAACGATATCGATTTACTAAAGGATGCTCGTTTTAAGTATATAATTCTTGATGAGAGTCAGGCGATTAAGAATCCAACATCAAAGATTTATCGTTCCATACTTCTGCTGAAAGCAGCAAATTACCTTACAATCAGCGGAACGCCCATTGAGAATTCGCTTTCGGATCTATGGGCGCAGCTGAATTTCCTGAATAGAGGAATGCTTGGTAGCATTAAATCGTTTAACGATGAGTTTATTCAACCCATTGAAAAGAATAACGATACCGAAAAGGAAGAATTACTCAAGAATCTTATACAGCCCTTTATTCTTAGACGAACCAAGGAACAGGTTGCCAAAGATTTACCAGATTTGACCGAGCAGGTGATTTACTGCGAGATGTCCGACCTACAGCGTAAATGCTACGAATCGGAAAAATCATCGATCCGAAATAGCATTATGGAGAATATTGCTACAATGGGGTATGACCGCTCAACATTTGCCATTTTCCGTGGGTTAACAAGGCTGCGCCAGCTTGCTAACCACCCCAACATGGTTGAGGAGTATGTTGGTTCCGATTCAGGTAAATTTGAGGAAATAACCCGAAGCATCGATAGCATTGTAGCAGAGGGTCATAAGATACTTATATTCTCCTCATTCGTTAAGCATCTTAAGATTGTTGCCAGCTACCTCGAAGAGAATGGGATATCACACGAGGTACTAACTGGTGCTACCACAAATCGCAAGGAGGTTGTGGATCATTTCCAGAACGATCCAACTGTAAAGGTATTTCTAATTTCAATAAAAGCTGGTGGTGTAGGGCTCAACCTTACCGCTGCCGATTATATCTTTATTCTCGATCCGTGGTGGAACCCTGCGGTTGAAAATCAGGCAATTTCAAGAGCTCACCGCATTGGACAGGACAAAAACATATTTGTTTACCGCTTTATAGCCATAGATACCGTTGAGGAGAAAATTATCCGCTTGCAGGAGAAGAAGGAAATTCTTGCCCAAACCTTTGTTGATTCTACAAATCCTTTAAAGATTCTTGGGGAGGGAAGGATTTTGGAGATGTTGGAATAAAATTTTATATGTATATCCGCTATATTACCTATAAGTAAAACACAATCCATTGTCATTCCGGGCGAAGTCCAGGAATCTCTTAAAAAAGATAGATTCCTGCATTCGCAGGAATGACAATTTGGATTATTTATTCTTCATTAGGTATCATTACGGACCTGTTTTCAGCGTTGCAACACCCTAAAAATTTCTGCTGATTATTTGGTATAATTCGGTCTGCTCTTCATCCATTCTGAGTAGCCTAGATTTAGTATGTTTGGACTCTGGCAACATGTATGTTATCTGGTACATATTATGTGTAAGCTCCGCCGCTTTCCTAAGTGAGAGTGTTGATTTCTCCTCACACAAAACGCGTTCTAACTCCTTTAAGATGCAGTATGCCGTAAATGATATGCAGATGTGGGCTTCAATACGGTTTCTTAACCTGTGATAGATTGGCCGTATCCGCAGGTCTGTTTTCGACATTCGAAAGGCTTTCTCGATGTGCCATAGATTCTTATAGCTCTCCATAACTTCGCTATCGGTGAGCGTTGTATTGGTAACATAACCCTTTAAACCACCCCATACCTGGTCATGATTATATTTTTCGTAGTCTATCACTATCACCACCTCGCCGTTTAGCTTGAGATACTTATTGTAGCCTTTATTATTAATGCTTGATTTGGTCAACCTTCCTGATTTCACCTGCTTTTCTAAGCGTAACAGGCCTCGCTTCCGATTGTAAGCATCTTTCGCTGCCCGTGCGGCAGAGTAGCTCACAATCAGCCTTGTATTTACCGATTTCTTTAGGCTTTTGGTTGTTCCGTCAACAAATCGTGTTTCGAGTATCTCCTTCTTAAGCCTTTCGGGCTCATTTTTTATTCTTGCACCAAGAATATACTCGTAGTTACTGGCTTCTAAGGCTTTTATATTGTCGTTCGAGAGCAGGCCGGCATCGGCTACAATAATCGGTTTATCCAGATTGAATTTCAGGCTTATTTTTTCAATGAACGGGATGAGGGTATGCCCTTCATAAATATTGCCTTCATAAATATCATAGCCAATGGCATAGCCGCCAAGCCCAACCAGTAAGCCGATATAAACCTGAGGGCATTGGTGCTTACCATCCTTGCTAAAGCCGGTTTTGCGCAGATCGTCCTCATCGCTGGCTTCAAAGTACAGCGTGGTCATATCGTAAAACACAACGCTGATTTTGTTGTTGAGAACTTTCAGGGTATGGCTAAACGCAATTTTTTCAATATGAGGCTTGAGCTTACCGTTCAGCTTATCTAAAAACCGATACACTGCGTCAATGTCAAGGCTCGTCCCCTGATAACGGTATAAATAGTCGATGGTTTTGAGTTTGCTCAGGGGGAAAGCCAGGCGGGCGATGACCAGATGGCGGAATAAAGGCTCCTCGATTGCCCCAAAGCCAACGTAATCGTATATTTTCCCGAATACAATCTCGGGGCCAAGCGTTCTAATGCTCGCATTGTCGAGTACAGAAAAAGCATGCTCAATGGCTTCGTCGCTATGGCTAACGAACAGCTTAGGCTGCCCGCAGAGCGTCTCGATCTCTTGGCGGGCGAGGTTGACCAATTTCTCAATTTCCTGCTGCGTGGTGGCAGAACCTAAAGTTTTGACAACTTTATAACGCCCGTTCAACTTCTGTATAACCTGCACAGATTGACTTCCAGAGCGATTTTTTAACTTACGTACAAACATGGGGGAAATCTTGCAACACCCAAGTTAAAAATACTTTTCAGTATTTACAAGGGGTTTAGAGGGTGTTGCAAAAAAGTGCGGAAAACAGGAAGATAGATTCCTGCA from Bacteroidales bacterium encodes:
- a CDS encoding LysM peptidoglycan-binding domain-containing protein translates to MRLKNILLIVFLLFFSALYSQQSETVVQIKKSTDKVKIEGKYYYIHIVRKGESLYAISKAYGVSQMEIAMDNPDIYLGIQVDQALKIPAKDLPKQEENDKYIYHIVKKGETLFGLSKQYQVSIDDIVKANPDVESGLILSQVLLIPRERLSTLNQEVKRDSGLYIYHQVKPKEGLYSISRLYKVDIHTIEDLNKDVLINGLKSGSILKIPKNKEQFLSNINNQNIELGNVKTQTVSQNETIYSPKVRCDTFDYKRSKRVFNISLLLPLLPDEQDVDSADVALQDSNGKLVEKSNEVEKISSRAHNFLDFYEGFLLAVDSLKRDGLSLNISVFNTTKNVNDSKKLFNEKGLRESDLIIGPVYPGLLKPFGDFSKENRINIVSPLSQNNDLLAGNPYYFQVNASLPVQFNEFVSNVDFCKDENLIFVYEDDSATLAVSKKYKEFVTNRMKQCANSDSIHFKEFLYKSGVSTTEVKDNLNQSIIKDKENIFVVASESEAFVSDFLSQLFALNTYYNYKVKVYGFPHWQKYKNVPIEYYYKLNLHLFTPFYVDYSRKVVKRFVDDYRHYYRSEASQYAFQGYDIGFYFLKAMKKYGIDFKYCLKNLDVDLLQSDFKFESNSSIDGFENKSIFILRYTQDLDIVKEN
- a CDS encoding IS1634 family transposase encodes the protein MFVRKLKNRSGSQSVQVIQKLNGRYKVVKTLGSATTQQEIEKLVNLARQEIETLCGQPKLFVSHSDEAIEHAFSVLDNASIRTLGPEIVFGKIYDYVGFGAIEEPLFRHLVIARLAFPLSKLKTIDYLYRYQGTSLDIDAVYRFLDKLNGKLKPHIEKIAFSHTLKVLNNKISVVFYDMTTLYFEASDEDDLRKTGFSKDGKHQCPQVYIGLLVGLGGYAIGYDIYEGNIYEGHTLIPFIEKISLKFNLDKPIIVADAGLLSNDNIKALEASNYEYILGARIKNEPERLKKEILETRFVDGTTKSLKKSVNTRLIVSYSAARAAKDAYNRKRGLLRLEKQVKSGRLTKSSINNKGYNKYLKLNGEVVIVIDYEKYNHDQVWGGLKGYVTNTTLTDSEVMESYKNLWHIEKAFRMSKTDLRIRPIYHRLRNRIEAHICISFTAYCILKELERVLCEEKSTLSLRKAAELTHNMYQITYMLPESKHTKSRLLRMDEEQTELYQIISRNF
- a CDS encoding DEAD/DEAH box helicase, with product MPIELPKTDFFAITLQQHRHLGMIFNPYIIRLVSSEGGIYTIVENIHDANHKKWEQVIPLESAELLKTLNELTDSFVHKQFSKGKQSISDFYKSISGNEQVLQFVKAYIERRMLKCFEILCKLQIPVFLKEKNFNNLYEDHLLSLIPDLALPVFHFAVTDTESRYRIDASCNGKSINLTTKGSEVICNDPCLLRVDNSLYKFSGIDGKKLSPFFTKQHISIPKSAERKYFESFVLNTIRTQLVEAVGFTIENSKPDKKALLSLEQRLAGGAGLILKYQYNGKTYLANSKPDPEVNLIIENDKYKFIRFERDIAWEKDCKERLAELGLKKIGESEFFPEGVANSMDGQPPYQLIEWINRNQKLIIDSDFEVQQNLGKDKYYIYEYRVEINSQSTEDWFDLYGKVILSGFEIPFIHLKKNILKNIREFILPNGQLFILPEEWFTRYRPLFFLGKESGEKLAIQKSLFNLLIDCKVEAPSAQELKDKFNSKSPEKVKLPIGLNAELRDYQKEGYIWMNLLQQNGLGGCLADDMGLGKTIQTLSLLLSTKEKRDIKLESNKDEVNPNTNTFGQTSLIVVPTSLVHNWIREMNRFTPDLTYYSYTGGTRTKEISEIVKYDVVISTYGIVRNDIDLLKDARFKYIILDESQAIKNPTSKIYRSILLLKAANYLTISGTPIENSLSDLWAQLNFLNRGMLGSIKSFNDEFIQPIEKNNDTEKEELLKNLIQPFILRRTKEQVAKDLPDLTEQVIYCEMSDLQRKCYESEKSSIRNSIMENIATMGYDRSTFAIFRGLTRLRQLANHPNMVEEYVGSDSGKFEEITRSIDSIVAEGHKILIFSSFVKHLKIVASYLEENGISHEVLTGATTNRKEVVDHFQNDPTVKVFLISIKAGGVGLNLTAADYIFILDPWWNPAVENQAISRAHRIGQDKNIFVYRFIAIDTVEEKIIRLQEKKEILAQTFVDSTNPLKILGEGRILEMLE